CGATCCGCCAACAAATCGGCGATAACCCTTGTTCGAGCCATTTTGTCGTACATGGAACTGATTTTATCGTGAAAACTAACAGCTTTCAAACGATCAACATCGTCAGCAATGCTACGCTTTTGATCTTCCGCATAGAAGAAAGCAGCATCTTCCAATCGCGCGGTCAATACCTTTTCATTGCCCGCAATCACATTGGCTAAATGATCAGCATTACCGTTACGAACACCAATAAACGCATTGACCATCTTTCCTGACGCATCCCGGGCATAGAAGTAACGTTGATTATCTTTCATTGAGGTGATCAGCACAGCTTCAGGAATTTTGAGATACTTTTCATCAAAATTACCAGCAAATGCAGTTGGCCATTCAACAAGATTATTGACCTCCTCCAGCAAGTCTGCATCCAGATCAATCTGCCATTGATGATCAGCGGCAATTTGGTGAATCTGATCGCTAATCAATTGCTTGCGCGCTGCCGGTTCAACAATCACAAATTGTGCTTTTAAGGCCGCAACATAGTCGGCCGCATTGCCGAGAGTCACTGGTCTGCCAAGGAAGCGATGCCCTTGAGTGGTTCTGCCAGCGTCAACATCCAGCAACTTCATCGGGACAATCGCATCATCCAGTAAGCTGACCAGCCAATGAATCGGCCGAATGTACTCGAAGTCATAAGCGCCCCACTTCATTCGGGTTGGGAAGGTCAGGCTTTTAATGACATCCAGCATACCTGGTAAAATAGCTGCTGCTGTTTTGCCCTTGATTGCCTTATGCAGATAAACGTAATCCACACCTTTGATCGTTTTAAAGACAATGTCATCAGGGGTCATGCCTTGGCCGCGAGAAAAGCCGATCGCCGCCTTGGTCCAGTTGCCATCTGCATCTTGCGCAATTTTCTTAGCTGGGCCTTTGACGTCTTCTTCGACGTCCTCTTGCTTGTCGGCGAGGTCGTGAATCAGCAATGCTAGGCGCCGCGGTGTTGCATACTGGTCAATCGCGCCATGATCGAGATGATTTTCTTTCAAAAAAGCGACGGTTTTATCGTGAAACTGTTGCAAACTCGGCGTCACCACATGCGCCGGCATGTCCTCAAGCCCGATTTCAATCAGATATTGATGCGTCATGTTATTCCACCTCCGTTTGATGTTGCAGTAATGGGAAGCCAAGCTTCTTGCGTTCAGCCACAAATGCCCGAGCAACTTTGTGAGCCATCTTGCGAATGCGGCTCATGTAACCGGCCCGCTCAGTAACCGAGACAGCTCCTCGGGCATCCAAAAGATTAAAGGTATGGCTGCATTTAAGAATGTAATCATAAGCTGGATGAACCAGACCGAGATCCATCAAACGCCAAGCTTCCTTTTCATAGGCGTCGAAGAACTTCAGCAGCATCTCTTGATTGCTGACTTCGAAAGCATACTTGCTGTGTTCGTATTCAGGTTCCTTGAAAATATCCCCATACAAAACACCGTCGCCCCATTCAAGATCAAAGACACTGTTCACATCTTGAATATAGGAGGCAAGTCGTTCGACCCCATAAGTGATTTCGCTGGTAACTGGCGATACTTCAAGTCCACCGACGACTTGGAAGTAGGTAAACTGACTGACTTCCATGCCGTCAAGCCAAACTTCCCAACCAACACCGGCACAGCCCATGGATGGATTTTCCCAGTTATCTTCAACAAACCGAATATCATGTTCCAATGGATTAATGCCGAGTGCAGCAAGCGAATCCAAGTAATATTCTTGAATATTTTCAGGAGATGGTTTCATAACGACTTGGAATTGATGATGCTGAAACAACCGGTTGGGGTTTTCGCCATATCGGCCGTCAGCTGGACGTCGAGACGGTTCAACATACGCAGCATTCCATGGTTCTGGTCCAATGGCGCGTAAGAAAGTGTACGGACTCATTGTCCCCGCCCCTTTTTCCACGTCGTAAGCTTGCATGAGCATACAGCCCTTGTCACCCCAAAATTTTTGGAGGGTTAGGATCATCGTTTGGATGTCCATTTTTTTTGTCATCATTGCCTCTTTCCCGGTGAATTGAAGTGGGATTGGCTTCGGGACACGAAAAAATCCCTACGCCAATTAATGGCGTAGGGACGCTTATGCGCGGTTCCACCCTACTTCAGATAGAAAAAACTACCTGCGGCTTCATCATTTGGTTCGAAAACGCCAATCACAACAACCGTTATCAGGCTTACACTTTCCCCGACTCGCTTCAATAGGTTTCGTTGCGACCCTTTTTCTCATCACCGATTCAATTTCCTTATTAGTATAGCATCGCGGAAAAACGTGTCAATAGATTTTCTGAAAGCACCTAATTGTAAGCAATTTTGCCATGTTTTCCCTCATGTTATCTCTCATGTTTTCCCTGTCGTCTGTACCCCTTTTTGCCAGTGGAGCTACAGCAGTTATTTTTTACCGGTTTTTAAATACCCTGCCAGCTTCTCTGCGGCCTCCACTTCTTGTTCCTGATGGACACGGGCATAGATTTGCAAGGTGATTCTGGGGTCGGTATGTCCGACCATCTTTTGGACCGTACTGACAGCGACACCGGCAATCAAAAGATTAGAGATATAGCTTTTACGAAACTTGTGCAACGATATAACCGGTGCCAAGTTGTTGTTACGAATAATGGTACTAAACCACATGCGCGGTTTGTCAACACGGAAACGGTTACCTGTCTTAGTAGTGAACAGAAGTTGGTGATGAGTTGAAAGCTTGACGTAGCCATATACATAGTCAGGTTGTTCAATTCGCCATCGCTTTAGCCAATTAATAGTTTCTGAATCAACTGGGACATCATGCCTACTTGCTCTGGTTTTTGGCGGATTAACAATCAGCTTCCCATGCACACCGAGTGAAACAGTTTTGTTGACACTAATTAGTCGCTTTTTGAAATCAATGTCTTCCCAATTCAAACGCCATAGCCTCGCCAATTCTTAAACCGGCATAAGCTAGGATACGAAACAGCACATACTTGTAAAGTTCCCTATCAGGGTTAATACAATTGAAAAACACTTCCAATTGACGTCTATCCCAGAAGTCGTTTGTGGAGCCAATCTTGTCTTGGACACGTGGTAAGATGATGCGTCTTGCAGGATTGTGTGGGATATAGTCCCTGAGTTCAGCATAGGTAAGTATTCGGTTGATATGAACAAAGGACCGTTTAAATGCCACTGGAGACTGTTTAAACCATCTATTCACCGCAGTTTGGACATCTTGTGGAGTGATCTTATCAATGTACATGTCGCCTAGATCAGGCAAAATATGGAGATTGAAGCAGTCACGAGTCTTGGACCATGCACTTTCCCTGACTGTGAGCTTGTATGATTTTAGCCATTCTTCATAGACATCTTTAAACTTTCGTGCAACTTTATCAGTTTTAGGTGCAACCGTGAGTTCACCATTCTGAACAGCTTTCTCCAAATCAGCCCTGCTTTAATAGCGTCTTGTCGTGTGAGCTTACCTCCTTTTACAACATACTTCTTATGTCCAGTCTTTGGATCAATTCCAACATAAACGGATACCTTCCACCGTCTTTTTCCACTATCAAGTTTGTAACTCCTGATTGAAGCCATAATTTTGTCCCTTCATCGCCAGCAGGCTATGTAGAGAGCTAACTATTTACGCTGATCCAGCATTGCTTTCGCTAAAGCTTTTAGCAAGGCCTTTTCAGCAGGCATAAGTGGTATTCCGTTCATTTTAACAAGCGTTTTGTCATCATCAAGATCAGCAGTCTGCGTACGTTCTGCTGGATTGATTGGAGTTATGCCATTGAAAGCAATTGCAATCTTATCAGATGCCTCTTGAGTGACATTTCGTGTTCCGGCTTCATATGAACTTATTAGAGACGCCGATAATCCGGTTACACGTGACAAGTCTACTTGAGATATTCGCCGCGCATTCCGTAGCTGCTTAATTTGTTCTCCAGATAAAAGCATTAGATCAATCTCCTTTCTTATAAAATTAAGAACACAGTGTTTACGTATTCACTAAAACAATTTATGATGATTCATGTAAAGATTATAGCACAGTGTAGTTAGCTTACACATTAAAAGAAGGTGCAAATTTGGTTGATATCTTTATTTGGCTTGTGTCTCATCAGATCACACTTGCGGCTTTATGTTTTGCAACTCTAGCAGGAATCTTTATTGGTGCTCTGATTCAATTTCTTGAAGACAATAAAAAACTACCCCGCACGCCAATGCGAAGTAGCAATCAAAACAGATACCCAAAACTGAATATCCGCAATAATCACCCACGCCAATGGGTCATTATACTGATTGTCTAGTCAAGACAAAATAAGTATATCATGATTGTTATGTTCGTGTCACAGCATACCTGCTCACGGTTGAAATAAAGTCAGGTGGTCAGCTGGAGCCGATGCTATAAAGTCCAGCCGGTAAGAAATCCCAGTCAGGTTCCCTATCGTCAAATCCTTGGTGTCTACGGCCTTCCGGACTTTAAATGGTAAATGGTAGGGGTGGAACGTCTTGACAGCTTTAACGAGCTGTGAGGTCATCCGGCCATGTGTATTAGAGGTGTTTTCAGGAGTTAGACCGCACAGTTAACAGCTAAATAAATCTCAAACTCATGCACATGGTACTCTGGGCAGGACTAGAGTGGTAACTGGATGCTGGTTATTAGCAACGTGATTATCATGGGTTAATAACTAGGCTGTGTATGCAATTGGTGGTGAAGAGCCACCCACAGTCACTTTTTTGTGGCAAGGGGGAACTATCAGCAATTACCTACTTCCACCCATGGATGCTACCAATGCTAACACAAAGCGCTTAAGGTGAAATATATATGAAACTATTTTCAACAATTTCCAAAGCTAACATAAAGTAATAAAATAAGAGCTAGCTTAGTGGACCAACAGAAGACACTAGAAAGTGGGTTAACAAGATGGGATTAATAAAGAATCTTGGGAAAATGGCCAGGCAGTCATTAGTAA
This genomic window from Lacticaseibacillus paracasei subsp. paracasei contains:
- a CDS encoding helix-turn-helix domain-containing protein, which codes for MLLSGEQIKQLRNARRISQVDLSRVTGLSASLISSYEAGTRNVTQEASDKIAIAFNGITPINPAERTQTADLDDDKTLVKMNGIPLMPAEKALLKALAKAMLDQRK
- the glyQ gene encoding glycine--tRNA ligase subunit alpha — translated: MTKKMDIQTMILTLQKFWGDKGCMLMQAYDVEKGAGTMSPYTFLRAIGPEPWNAAYVEPSRRPADGRYGENPNRLFQHHQFQVVMKPSPENIQEYYLDSLAALGINPLEHDIRFVEDNWENPSMGCAGVGWEVWLDGMEVSQFTYFQVVGGLEVSPVTSEITYGVERLASYIQDVNSVFDLEWGDGVLYGDIFKEPEYEHSKYAFEVSNQEMLLKFFDAYEKEAWRLMDLGLVHPAYDYILKCSHTFNLLDARGAVSVTERAGYMSRIRKMAHKVARAFVAERKKLGFPLLQHQTEVE
- a CDS encoding Arm DNA-binding domain-containing protein, producing MASIRSYKLDSGKRRWKVSVYVGIDPKTGHKKYVVKGGKLTRQDAIKAGLIWRKLFRMVNSRLHLKLIKLHESLKMSMKNG
- a CDS encoding phage integrase, with the protein product MEKAVQNGELTVAPKTDKVARKFKDVYEEWLKSYKLTVRESAWSKTRDCFNLHILPDLGDMYIDKITPQDVQTAVNRWFKQSPVAFKRSFVHINRILTYAELRDYIPHNPARRIILPRVQDKIGSTNDFWDRRQLEVFFNCINPDRELYKYVLFRILAYAGLRIGEAMAFELGRH
- a CDS encoding site-specific integrase, which gives rise to MNWEDIDFKKRLISVNKTVSLGVHGKLIVNPPKTRASRHDVPVDSETINWLKRWRIEQPDYVYGYVKLSTHHQLLFTTKTGNRFRVDKPRMWFSTIIRNNNLAPVISLHKFRKSYISNLLIAGVAVSTVQKMVGHTDPRITLQIYARVHQEQEVEAAEKLAGYLKTGKK
- the glyS gene encoding glycine--tRNA ligase subunit beta encodes the protein MTHQYLIEIGLEDMPAHVVTPSLQQFHDKTVAFLKENHLDHGAIDQYATPRRLALLIHDLADKQEDVEEDVKGPAKKIAQDADGNWTKAAIGFSRGQGMTPDDIVFKTIKGVDYVYLHKAIKGKTAAAILPGMLDVIKSLTFPTRMKWGAYDFEYIRPIHWLVSLLDDAIVPMKLLDVDAGRTTQGHRFLGRPVTLGNAADYVAALKAQFVIVEPAARKQLISDQIHQIAADHQWQIDLDADLLEEVNNLVEWPTAFAGNFDEKYLKIPEAVLITSMKDNQRYFYARDASGKMVNAFIGVRNGNADHLANVIAGNEKVLTARLEDAAFFYAEDQKRSIADDVDRLKAVSFHDKISSMYDKMARTRVIADLLADRFGLSATDKADLDRAASIYKFDLVTSMVGEFPELQGIMGEHYAQLAGEKPAVAQAIAEHYEPISADGALPESLVGTVLAIADKFDSLMSFFAVDLIPSGSNDPYALRRQAYGIVRMIAKHDWPFAVAELQTTIADALKAAGKTNNLDFAAHQQDLNAFMIDRAKQVLQGQKIRHDIVDAVTVRADADLAGILDAAKILSAHADDTDFKPVMEALGRVLRITKKQQVKVDVDTAKFENPSEGQLYDATVATAKKFDDEPTEADYQALKALADPINAYFDATMVMADDQAIRQNRLAALLQLAALIKQFGDVSQVIVK